The following proteins come from a genomic window of Macadamia integrifolia cultivar HAES 741 chromosome 14, SCU_Mint_v3, whole genome shotgun sequence:
- the LOC122062145 gene encoding peroxisomal and mitochondrial division factor 2-like, translating into MADETIGNGAPSDVDYQTGEEDVMTRRDAGFFGRDSKVLEINRKIEALEYENSELTRERGKSEGKIKELMEVIEGLRTDGAALKDKQEELQREIEQSSEDKKALQVISARAVELETQVARLQHDLVSSMTESSEAAAELREVKDALEELKQRNLTKEAKVKSLEKEKASLLERIRDLEGEVAEMKKSKSQSEIRIRDLEKKISLMEAREFDNKDQGSKHEEETKAKISEKDGKNLQLQKDIEGLESKVVENTSALQKLQKEISEIEKLNSSLEVALKQSQEKLKETEARANRLQNELAESEKSVRKFEELNPNGTETARELDAVNVEKGSKGVKLQWQTAVVSTGTVAAAAALLYLTYARRR; encoded by the coding sequence ATGGCGGACGAGACGATTGGCAATGGCGCACCATCGGACGTCGATTATCAGACGGGAGAAGAAGATGTGATGACAAGGCGAGATGCTGGTTTTTTTGGTAGGGATTCCAAGGTTTTAGAGATAAACCGAAAGATCGAAGCTCTGGAATATGAGAATTCTGAATTGACACGCGAGAGGGGGAAGAGTGAGGGGAAAATCAAGGAATTGATGGAAGTGATCGAAGGATTGAGGACTGATGGTGCTGCGTTGAAGGATAAGCAGGAAGAGTTGCAGAGGGAGATCGAACAATCTTCTGAAGACAAGAAGGCTCTGCAAGTTATCTCCGCACGTGCGGTTGAGTTGGAGACGCAGGTCGCTCGCCTCCAGCACGATCTTGTCTCCTCGATGACAGAAAGCAGTGAAGCGGCGGCGGAGTTGCGAGAGGTTAAGGATGCATTAGAAGAACTTAAACAGCGCAATCTGACTAAGGAGGCGAAGGTTAAAAGTCTTGAGAAGGAGAAAGCTTCTCTGCTGGAACGAATCCGTGATTTGGAAGGTGAGGTTGCAGAGATGAAGAAATCCAAGTCGCAGAGTGAAATCCGAATCCGTGATTTGGAGAAGAAAATTTCACTTATGGAGGCTAGGGAATTTGACAATAAGGATCAGGGTAGCAAGCATGAGGAGGAGACAAAAGCTAAAATCTCggaaaaagatggaaaaaatCTTCAGCTCCAGAAAGATATTGAGGGATTGGAATCGAAGGTCGTTGAGAATACTTCGGCCTTGCAGAAGTTGCAGAAAGAGATAAGCGAAATTGAGAAACTGAACTCTTCTCTGGAAGTAGCTCTGAAACAATCCCAAGAGAAATTGAAGGAGACGGAAGCGAGGGCTAACCGTTTGCAGAATGAACTTGCAGAATCGGAGAAATCAGTTAGAAAATTTGAGGAACTGAACCCCAATGGCACTGAGACAGCCAGGGAATTAGACGCTGTCAATGTGGAGAAAGGGTCGAAAGGTGTGAAGCTTCAGTGGCAAACGGCTGTGGTTTCCACCGGAACTGTTGCCGCAGCAGCGGCTTTATTATATCTCACCTACGCCAGGCGAAGGTAG
- the LOC122062058 gene encoding membrane protein PM19L-like produces MAQLKPVATGLLLLNLCMYIIVASIGGWALNKAVDHGFLIGPDLVLPAHFAPIYFPMGNAATGFFVVFALIASVVGGASAIAGVHHIRTWDADSLPSAASVATVAWTLTLLAMGLAFKEIEKNNRNIRLRTMEAFLIILSATQLFYIFAIHGASTIRRRL; encoded by the exons ATGGCACAGCTAAAGCCCGTCGCAACCGGACTCTTGCTCCTCAACCTCTGCATGTACATCATAGTGGCATCAATCGGAGGTTGGGCCCTCAATAAAGCAGTCGACCACGGCTTCCTTATCG GCCCTGACCTTGTCCTTCCAGCTCATTTTGCTCCCATTTACTTTCCAATGGGGAATGCCGCCACTGGCTTCTTTGTGGTGTTTGCCTTGATTGCCTCAGTTGTAGGTGGTGCATCAGCCATTGCTGGTGTTCACCACATTAGGACATGGGATGCTGACAGCTTACCTTCCGCGGCATCAGTTGCTACTGTTGCTTGGACTCTTACTCTCCTTGCTATGgg CTTGGCTTTTAAAGAGATTGAGAAAAACAACAGGAACATACGCttg AGAACAATGGAAGCATTCTTAATTATCCTTTCAGCAACACAGCTTTTCTATATTTTCGCTATTCATGGAGCCTCAACTATCAGGAGGAGGCTTTGA